A genomic segment from Malus domestica chromosome 05, GDT2T_hap1 encodes:
- the LOC103402232 gene encoding U-box domain-containing protein 29-like: MARERDHLYITVPNLFRCPISMDVMRSPVSLCTGVTYDRASIQHWLESGHDTCPATMQTLQSKDVIPNLTLRRLINLWAQSHGPSSPASSPSLSSQHLASLVQFLQSDNQSEKFSQNIVHSLSRAADFARGSDENRRFVASFDGFVTTIVGVLNREGVEIEVLESVIKVLDSIFPQIGVNELLSRLMVKSNGNFLASIRLVLQKGSLSSKIESVRVLDSIALDAESKRLIAEKEGLLSVLNDLLSSETDQNLHSAVFSCLASVSVTRSIKAELVQFGLVRVITSTLLNPDTNTPLAEKSLKLLSTIATCAEGRSAISGEEKCAGAVAERLMKVSRGATEDGVAVLWSVCCMLGDKRARESVAGGNGVAKVLLVMQSGYGEGHFVRRMCGDLVKVLSVGLGLGLRYDTKTIHIMPC; encoded by the coding sequence ATGGCGAGGGAGCGCGACCACCTCTACATCACCGTCCCCAACCTCTTCCGCTGCCCCATCTCCATGGACGTCATGCGCTCCCCCGTCAGCCTCTGCACCGGCGTCACATACGACCGCGCCAGCATCCAGCACTGGCTCGAATCAGGCCACGACACCTGCCCCGCCACCATGCAGACTCTCCAATCCAAGGACGTCATCCCCAACCTCACTCTCCGCCGTCTAATCAACCTCTGGGCCCAGTCCCACGGCCCTTCCTCGCCGGcctcctctccctctctctcctcccagCACCTGGCCTCCCTCGTCCAATTCCTCCAAAGCGATAACCAGAGCGAGAAATTCAGCCAAAATATCGTCCACTCGTTGTCGAGGGCGGCCGATTTCGCGAGGGGCAGCGACGAGAATCGGAGGTTTGTGGCGAGTTTCGACGGCTTCGTCACCACCATTGTCGGGGTTCTGAACAGAGAAGGCGTCGAAATCGAGGTCCTCGAATCAGTAATTAAGGTTTTGGATTCGATTTTTCCTCAGATCGGAGTCAACGAGCTATTGAGCCGATTAATGGTGAAGAGCAACGGCAATTTCCTCGCTTCGATTCGATTGGTGTTGCAGAAAGGCAGCCTGAGCTCGAAGATCGAATCCGTCAGGGTTTTGGATTCGATTGCGCTCGACGCGGAGTCGAAACGATTAATCGCAGAGAAAGAAGGCTTACTGTCCGTACTCAACGATCTATTGAGCTCGGAAACCGATCAGAACCTACACAGCGCCGTTTTCTCGTGCTTAGCATCCGTGTCCGTGACTCGGTCAATCAAAGCGGAGCTCGTCCAGTTCGGACTCGTCCGAGTCATTACGTCAACGCTGTTAAACCCGGACACCAACACTCCCCTGGCGGAGAAGTCTTTAAAGCTATTGTCCACGATTGCCACTTGCGCGGAGGGCCGGTCGGCGATCAGCGGGGAGGAGAAGTGCGCGGGGGCGGTGGCGGAGAGGCTGATGAAGGTGTCGAGGGGAGCGACGGAGGACGGCGTGGCGGTGCTGTGGAGCGTGTGCTGCATGTTGGGGGACAAGAGGGCGAGGGAGAGCGTGGCGGGAGGGAATGGGGTGGCGAAGGTGCTGTTGGTGATGCAGAGTGGGTATGGAGAGGGGCATTTTGTGAGGAGGATGTGTGGGGATTTGGTCAAAGTTTTGAGCGTCGGGTTGGGGTTGGGGTTGAGGTATGACACCAAGACTATACATATCATGCCTTGTTAG